From Xiphophorus hellerii strain 12219 chromosome 20, Xiphophorus_hellerii-4.1, whole genome shotgun sequence, the proteins below share one genomic window:
- the LOC116709914 gene encoding LOW QUALITY PROTEIN: potassium voltage-gated channel subfamily KQT member 2-like (The sequence of the model RefSeq protein was modified relative to this genomic sequence to represent the inferred CDS: inserted 2 bases in 1 codon): MVQKSRNGGVFPGAQAEQKKLKVGFVGLESGGTESSRDGALLIAGGDEGPRRQRSSVSGGKRPPKRNALYRRLQNFLYNVLERPRGWAFIYHAYVFLLVFSCLVLSVFSTIREYEKSSEDALYILEVVTIVVFGVEYMVRIWAAGCCCRYRGWRGRLKFARKPFCVIDIMVLIASISVLAAGTQGNVFATSAIRSLRFLQILRMIRMDRRGGTWKLLGSVVYAHSKELITAWYIGFLCLILASFLVYLAEKEDNDQFETYADALWWGLITLTTIGYGDKFPVTWNGRLLAATFTLIGVSFFALPAGILGSGFALKVQEQHRQKHFEKRRNPAAGLIQAAWRVYATNLSRTDLTSTWDYYERTVSVPMYRLIPPLNQLDLLRNLKNKSGLSFRKDVQPEQSPSQKVSLKERVFSSPRSSGTKGKSSPQHVVPPGSVAPGVAVGPSTQGGVQALRRSPSMEPSLDDSPSKVPKSWSFGERSRTRQAFKIRGAASRQNSEVLIEMQDEEFRHKSSPDASLPGEDMVDDNKSCHCEFVPQDLTPGLKVTIRAICIMRFMVSKRKFKESLRPYDVMDVIEQYSAGHLDMLARIKNLQARVDQIVGRGTPIADKDRPKSGGEEIPEDPSMMGRLGKVEKQVLSMERKLDFLVNIYIQRMGIPQAETDAYFGSKEPDPAPPYHSPVDLQEKNQSLSKILQVLPGDHMERTRFVTKMVRSSSSTGHRNYTAPICPPSTSWQPISSQLHQQAPPPPQRSHGNTPSPVGDASLVRLPPPPAGERHGGHRPSRHSAGDRAGPERNGDEAKPDSDTSVSIPSVDHEELERSFSGFSISQSRENLDFLNNGFYPSAGPGEQPAGGSGGGSARRAAGRPYIAQGESDSDSELCXPPPRTPTGPGPAPSRADPKPNQQNPFFKLRPVT; encoded by the exons ATGGTGCAGAAGTCCCGCAACGGCGGGGTGTTCCCCGGAGCGCAGGCCGAGCAGAAGAAGCTGAAGGTGGGCTTCGTGGGACTGGAGTCCGGAGGGACGGAGTCCAGCAGGGACGGAGCTCTGCTCATCGCAG GTGGGGACGAAGGCCCTCGGCGTCAGCGCAGCAGCGTCTCTGGAGGAAAGAGACCGCCGAAAAGAAACGCCCTCTACAGGAGGCTGCAGAACTTCCTCTACAACGTTCTGGAGAGACCTCGCGGATGGGCCTTCATCTACCACGCCTATGT GTTCCTGCTGGTGTTCTCCTGCCTGGTTCTGTCCGTGttctccaccatcagagagtATGAGAAGAGCTCAGAGGACGCCCTCTACATCCTG GAAGTGGTGACCATCGTGGTGTTTGGGGTGGAGTACATGGTCAGGATCTGGGCTGCAGGATGCTGCTGCCGTTACCGAGGATGGAGAGGACGGCTGAAGTTCGCCAGAAAACCGTTCTGCGTCATCG ACATCATGGTGCTCATCGCCTCCATCTCCGTCCTGGCTGCTGGGACTCAAGGAAACGTCTTCGCCACGTCTGCCATCAGGTCGCTGCGCTTCCTGCAGATTCTGCGGATGATCCGGATGGATCGACGTGGAGGAACCTGGAAGCTGCTGGGATCGGTGGTCTACGCGCACAGcaag GAACTCATCACTGCCTGGTACATCGGCTTCCTGTGTCTCATCCTGGCCAGCTTCCTGGTCTACCTGGCAGAGAAAGAAGACAACGATCAGTTTGAGACGTACGCTGACGCCCTCTGGTGGGGACTG ATCACGTTGACGACCATCGGATACGGAGACAAGTTCCCTGTCACCTGGAATGGACGCCTGCTGGCTGCAACCTTTACTCTGATTGGAGTTTCCTTCTTCGCTCTGCCAGCT GGAATTCTTGGCTCTGGATtcgctctgaaggttcaggagCAGCACCGACAGAAACACTTTGAGAAAAGACGGAACCCTGCAGCTGGACTCATTCAG GCCGCCTGGCGGGTCTACGCCACCAACTTGAGCCGGACCGACCTGACCTCCACCTGGGACTACTACGAGAGGACGGTGTCTGTCCCCATGTACAG GCTGATTCCTCCTCTGAACCAGCTGGACCTGCTGAGGAACCTCAAGAACAAATCTGGACTTTCGTTCAG gaaGGACGTCCAGCCGGAGCAGTCACCGAG cCAGAAGGTCAGTTTGAAAGAGAGAGTCTTCTCGTCTCCACGGAGCTCCGGAACCAAAGGGAAGAGTTCTCCTCAGCACG TGGTTCCTCCTGGCAGCGTGGCGCCCGGCGTGGCAGTGGGCCCCAGCACCCAGGGGGGCGTCCAGGCGCTGCGCCGGTCTCCCAGTATGGAGCCCAGTCTGGATGATAGTCCCAGTAAGGTTCCGAAGAGCTGGAGCTTTGGGGAACGCAGCCGGACCCGGCAGGCCTTCAAGATCCGAGGAGCGGCGTCCCGCCAGAACTCTGAAG TGCTGATAGAGATGCAGGATGAAGAGTTCAGACACAAGAGTTCCCCAG ACGCCAGCCTGCCAGGTGAAGACATGGTGGACGACAACAAGAGCTGCCACTGCGAGTTCGTCCCGCAGGACCTGACGCCGGGGTTAAAGGTCACCATCAGGGCCATCTG CATCATGCGCTTCATGGTATCCAAGAGGAAGTTCAAGGAGAGCCTCCGACCCTACGACGTCATGGACGTGATCGAGCAGTACTCGGCTGGACATCTGGACATGCTGGCCCGCATCAAGAACCTCCAGGCCCG GGTGGATCAGATCGTGGGAAGAGGAACCCCCATTGCAGACAAGGACCGTCCCAAATCAGGTGGCGAGGAGATACCTGAAGACCCGAGCATGATGGGACGTCTGGGGAAGGTGGAGAAGCAG GTCCTGTCCATGGAGAGGAAGCTGGACTTTCTGGTGAACATCTACATTCAGCGAATGGGAATCCCTCAGGCAGAGACGGATGCCTACTTTGGGTCGAAGGAACCGGACCCGGCGCCGCCGTACCACAGTCCAGTGGACCTGCAGGAGAAGAACCAGTCCCTCTCCAAGATCCTGCA GGTGTTGCCTGGCGACCACATGGAGAGGACCCGCTTTGTGACCAAGATGGTCCGCTCCAGCAGCTCCACGGGACACAGGAACTACACCGCCCCCATCTGTCCGCCCTCCACCTcctggcagccaatcagctccCAGCTCCACCAGCAGGCCCCTCCCCCTCCACAGCGTAGCCATGGCAACACCCCGAGCCCGGTGGGCGACGCTTCGCTGGTCCGCCTGCCCCCCCCTCCAGCCGGGGAGAGACACGGCGGGCACCGACCCAGCCGGCACAGCGCCGGGGACCGGGCCGGACCGGAGCGGAATGGGGACGAGGCGAAGCCCGACAGCGACACCTCGGTGTCCATCCCGTCGGTGGACCATGAGGAGCTGGAGCGCTCCTTCAGCGGTTTCTCCATTTCCCAGTCCCGGGAGAACCTGGACTTTCTGAACAACGGGTTCTACCCGTCCGCCGGGCCGGGGGAGCAGCCTGCCGGCGGCAGCGGCGGAGGCTCCGCCCGCCGCGCCGCCGGCCGGCCCTACATCGCCCAGGGGGAGTCCGACTCTGACTCCGAGCTCTG GCCCCCTCCCCGCACTCCGACCGGGCCTGGACCAGCACCAAGTAGGGCCGACCCGAAACCGAACCAGCAGAACCCCTTTTTTAAACTCAGACCCGTCACTTAA